From a region of the Sminthopsis crassicaudata isolate SCR6 chromosome 6, ASM4859323v1, whole genome shotgun sequence genome:
- the NDNF gene encoding protein NDNF produces the protein MVFLHWSVLWMLLPLFSWAQKLPTRDEELFQMQIQDKAQFHDSSMLPDGAEISSYLFRDTSKRYFFVVEEDNTPLSIIVTPCDAPLEWKLSLQELPEEASGESSGEPEPLEQQRQQIINEDGTELFSYKGNDVESFISSSSPSGLYQLELLSTEKDTHFKVYATTTPESDQPYPELPYDPRVDVTSLGHTTVTLVWKPSPTASLLKQPIQYCVVINKEHNFKSLCAVEAKMTADDAFMMAPKPGLDFSPFDFAHFGFPSENSPGRDRSFSGKPVPKLGRHIYSKAKVDIQKICIGNKNIYTVSDLKPDTQYYFDVFVVKMPSNTSTAYIGTFARTKEEAKQKTVDLKDGKVTDVFIKRKGTKFLRFAPVSSHQKVTFFVHSCLDIIQIQVRRDGKLLLSQNVEGVHQFQLRGKPKAKYLIRLKGNKKGASMLKILATTRINKQSFPSLPEDTRIKAFDKLRTCSSATVAWLGTQERNKFCIYKKEVDDNYNENQKKREQNQCLGPETRKKSEKVLCKYFHSQKLTEKQ, from the exons ATGGTGTTCCTTCACTGGAGTGTGCTCTGGATGCTCTTACCCCTGTTTTCCTGGGCCCAGAAGTTACCAACTCGTGATGAAGAGCTATTCCAGATGCAGATCCAGGATAAAGCACAGTTTCATGATTCATCAATGTTGCCAGATGGAGCTGAAATCAGCAGCTATCTCTTTAGAGACACATCAAAAAG ATATTTCTTTGTGGTTGAAGAAGACAACACCCCTCTTTCTATTATAGTAACACCATGTGATGCACCTTTGGAATGGAAGCTGAGTCTGCAAGAACTGCCTGAGGAAGCCAGTGGAGAAAGTTCAG GTGAACCAGAGCCACTTGAGCAGCAGAGGCAGCAGATAATTAATGAGGATGGCACTGAGTTATTCTCCTACAAAGGAAATGATGTGGAATCATTTATATCTTCAAGTTCACCATCTGGCTTATACCAATTAGAACTTCTCTCCACTGAGAAGGATACTCACTTTAAAGTCTACGCCACCACTACACCAGAGTCTGACCAGCCCTATCCTGAATTGCCCTATGATCCACGAGTGGATGTTACCTCTTTAGGACACACCACAGTGACTTTGGTATGGAAACCCAGCCCCACAGCCTCACTGCTCAAACAGCCCATTCAGTATTGTGTGGTCATCAACAAAGAGCACAACTTCAAGAGTCTCTGTGCTGTTGAAGCCAAGATGACTGCTGATGACGCCTTTATGATGGCGCCCAAACCTGGACTGGATTTCAGCCCATTTGACTTTGCTCATTTTGGATTTCCCTCAGAAAATAGTCCTGGCAGAGATCGGAGCTTCTCAGGAAAGCCAGTTCCTAAGCTAGGGCGACATATTTATTCCAAGGCTAAGGTAGACATTCAGAAGATCTGCATTGGCAATAAGAATATTTACACAGTGTCTGATCTAAAGCCTGACACGCAATATTATTTTGATGTGTTTGTGGTCAAAATGCCCAGCAATACGAGCACTGCTTACATTGGTACCTTTGccagaacaaaagaggaagccAAGCAGAAGACAGTTGACCTCAAAGATGGAAAAGTCACTGATGTTTTTATCAAGAGAAAGGGCACCAAGTTTCTCCGGTTTGCTCCTGTCTCATCCCATCAAAAAGTCACCTTCTTTGTTCACTCCTGCCTGGATATTATTCAGATCCAAGTCAGGAGAGACGGGAAACTTCTTTTGTCCCAAAATGTGGAAGGTGTCCATCAGTTTCAGCTTAGAGGGAAACCAAAAGCCAAGTATCTCATTAGACTGAAAGGAAACAAGAAGGGGGCCTCTATGCTGAAGATCCTGGCAACCACACGGATCAATAAGCAgtcatttccctctcttcctgAAGACACAAGAATCAAAGCCTTTGACAAGCTCCGTACATGTTCTTCAGCAACAGTGGCCTGGTTGGGCACTCAGGAAAGAAATAAGTTTTGCATCTATAAAAAGGAAGTAGATGATAATTACaatgaaaaccaaaagaaaagagaacagaacCAATGCCTAGGtccagaaacaagaaagaaatcagagaaggttCTCTGTAAGTATTTCCACAGTCAAAAACTTACAGAAAAGCAGTGA